A genomic window from Planococcus rifietoensis includes:
- a CDS encoding sensor histidine kinase — protein MNTIQKKIWMLAGIVIVMMFAIWLALTFYNQKMQDQYNDILQRYLQMNEVTASSQQTVTNLNDYLSNPTARSATTLASSQQRLQDAQASLMELRNADNEFSLTNYSNMIESFTETVERSAAFSEQGENDIAASEFTEANRMSVYISEMTLSIFNSELRTYERFYRDIIRQSQELNTMGILLLSLTSVLLLLFTYLFSLSITKPVHQLTKAANELAKGRFDQPIRVNSNDEISFLAKTFDHMRVNINKLILEIQQKAQVESELQESQLLLQQSQMRHLQSQINPHFLFNTLNTLSKKAYLDGAEDTSDLLVSVAGLLRYNLKRLDHTVTLEEEAHVLTQYMDIQKARFSDRLTFHIDLDQSALLYQMPSLTLQPLIENAVIHGIEPKEEDGEIWFRIKDEEQYIRVEIEDNGQGMDGNKIEQLLKGGIVPQEGHATGIGFANVAKRLQLFYGNDDVVEIESTPHVGTKIILKLPKVMEVESYV, from the coding sequence GTGAATACAATCCAAAAAAAGATTTGGATGCTCGCGGGAATCGTCATCGTCATGATGTTCGCGATTTGGCTGGCATTGACGTTCTATAACCAGAAAATGCAGGACCAATACAATGACATCTTGCAGCGCTATTTGCAGATGAACGAAGTGACCGCCTCCAGCCAGCAGACCGTGACTAATTTGAACGATTACTTATCCAATCCGACAGCCCGCTCAGCGACGACACTCGCGTCCAGCCAGCAAAGGCTGCAGGATGCTCAAGCGTCGTTGATGGAATTGCGCAATGCGGACAACGAGTTTTCATTGACCAATTACAGCAATATGATCGAAAGTTTTACGGAAACCGTGGAACGTTCCGCCGCTTTCAGCGAACAAGGCGAGAATGACATCGCCGCAAGTGAATTCACGGAAGCGAACCGCATGTCGGTTTATATTTCCGAAATGACCTTGTCGATTTTCAATTCCGAACTCAGGACCTATGAACGCTTTTACCGGGACATTATCCGGCAATCACAGGAATTGAACACGATGGGCATCCTGTTGTTATCGCTTACGAGTGTCTTATTATTATTGTTCACTTATTTGTTTTCCTTGAGCATCACCAAGCCGGTCCATCAATTGACGAAAGCAGCAAATGAACTGGCCAAAGGGCGCTTCGATCAGCCGATCCGCGTGAATTCCAATGACGAAATCTCGTTTTTGGCGAAAACCTTTGACCATATGCGCGTGAATATCAATAAACTGATTCTGGAAATCCAGCAAAAAGCACAAGTGGAAAGCGAATTGCAGGAAAGCCAATTGCTGCTGCAGCAAAGCCAGATGCGCCATCTGCAAAGCCAGATCAACCCGCATTTCCTGTTCAACACCTTGAACACTTTATCGAAAAAAGCCTATCTGGACGGCGCTGAAGACACCAGTGATCTCTTGGTCAGCGTAGCGGGTTTGCTGCGTTATAATCTGAAGCGCCTCGACCATACCGTAACGCTTGAAGAAGAGGCGCATGTGCTGACGCAGTACATGGATATCCAAAAAGCCCGTTTCAGCGACCGTTTGACCTTTCATATTGATCTGGACCAATCGGCCTTACTGTATCAAATGCCGAGTCTGACGCTTCAGCCGCTTATCGAAAATGCCGTGATCCATGGCATCGAGCCGAAAGAAGAAGACGGCGAAATCTGGTTCCGCATCAAAGATGAAGAACAGTATATCCGCGTGGAAATTGAAGACAACGGCCAAGGCATGGACGGAAATAAAATCGAACAGCTATTGAAAGGCGGCATTGTTCCCCAGGAAGGGCATGCTACGGGAATCGGCTTTGCCAATGTCGCCAAACGGCTCCAGCTGTTCTATGGCAATGACGATGTTGTCGAAATCGAAAGCACACCGCACGTTGGAACGAAAATCATTTTGAAATTGCCAAAAGTAATGGAGGTTGAAAGCTATGTTTAA
- a CDS encoding response regulator transcription factor, with protein sequence MFKLLLVDDEPIEREGMKAILERSFEGIEIKQAKNGKLAVEIAAEWQPDIIFMDIMMPIMTGLEAIEQIRETDPDVEFVMMTAFDTFDYAQRAIKLGVKDYLLKPSKAAEIVAIAEKVFSHLRKKAQQSAEQEQQQSALQKAMAIVEMDIVTQLLFDQVQDMHIDLLVEMKGTEPAKEKFVMTISVPKGAEQVCRDIKRDISESSHIWIGPCYDWQLPIIVFRDPVHSLRSQAITLANRILAASGKREQCFVGIGPMCDSLGQVRDSYQKSLLAMTDLAVPSRYRFYSAELEPIRSHDPALIKQQEKRMADSVRRGDWETAEDIVAGLIRQSERAGENVIRTQQRSLELLWLSSRIMAESGIETEAPYYAIPAKDYRQLMLASLELIGGLKEKHNMHFSRLEFDKIHKIKQFITEHSHEDISLEVLAKKVDLSPIYISKLFKEKLGINYIDFLTECRMGKAKKLLADPEISLKTIALEVGYHEPNYFSKVFKKMNELSPTEYRLKLLNSGRTQGIST encoded by the coding sequence ATGTTTAAGCTCCTGCTCGTGGACGACGAACCGATCGAACGTGAAGGGATGAAAGCGATTCTGGAGCGTTCATTCGAGGGAATAGAAATCAAACAAGCGAAAAATGGCAAACTGGCTGTGGAAATCGCAGCCGAGTGGCAGCCGGATATCATCTTCATGGACATCATGATGCCGATCATGACTGGTTTGGAGGCGATCGAACAAATCCGCGAAACCGACCCCGATGTCGAGTTCGTCATGATGACGGCGTTCGATACTTTTGATTACGCCCAGCGAGCGATCAAATTGGGCGTGAAAGATTATTTGCTGAAACCGAGCAAAGCGGCGGAAATCGTTGCCATCGCGGAGAAGGTCTTCAGCCATTTGAGAAAGAAAGCGCAGCAATCGGCCGAACAAGAGCAGCAACAAAGCGCCTTGCAAAAAGCGATGGCGATCGTGGAGATGGATATCGTCACGCAATTATTATTCGACCAGGTCCAGGACATGCATATCGATTTGCTGGTGGAGATGAAAGGCACCGAGCCGGCTAAAGAGAAATTCGTCATGACCATCTCAGTCCCAAAAGGCGCGGAGCAAGTATGCCGTGACATCAAACGGGACATTAGCGAAAGCTCACATATTTGGATAGGTCCCTGTTACGACTGGCAACTGCCGATCATCGTCTTCCGCGACCCTGTGCATTCGCTGCGCTCGCAGGCAATCACGCTCGCTAATAGGATCTTGGCGGCATCCGGCAAGCGTGAGCAATGCTTTGTCGGGATTGGGCCGATGTGTGATTCATTGGGGCAGGTGAGGGATTCTTACCAAAAATCATTGCTCGCCATGACGGATTTAGCGGTTCCTTCGCGCTACCGTTTTTATTCAGCGGAGCTGGAACCTATCCGCTCACACGACCCCGCGCTCATCAAGCAGCAGGAAAAGAGAATGGCCGATAGTGTCCGGCGCGGCGATTGGGAAACGGCCGAAGACATCGTGGCCGGATTGATCCGACAGTCGGAGCGAGCAGGCGAAAATGTCATCAGAACCCAGCAGCGTTCGCTCGAATTATTATGGCTATCCAGCCGGATCATGGCTGAGTCAGGCATCGAGACGGAAGCGCCTTATTACGCGATCCCCGCAAAAGACTATCGCCAATTGATGTTGGCAAGCTTGGAGTTGATCGGCGGGTTGAAGGAGAAGCACAACATGCATTTCAGCCGGCTGGAATTCGATAAGATCCATAAAATCAAGCAATTCATCACCGAGCATTCCCATGAAGACATTTCATTGGAAGTGCTCGCGAAAAAAGTGGATTTGAGCCCGATCTATATCAGCAAATTGTTCAAGGAAAAGCTCGGCATCAATTACATCGACTTTCTGACGGAATGCCGGATGGGAAAAGCCAAGAAATTATTGGCGGACCCGGAAATCAGCCTGAAAACGATTGCGCTGGAAGTTGGATACCACGAACCCAATTACTTCAGCAAAGTGTTCAAGAAAATGAATGAACTGTCCCCGACTGAATATCGCTTGAAGCTGTTGAATTCAGGCCGCACGCAAGGAATCAGCACATGA
- the xylF gene encoding D-xylose ABC transporter substrate-binding protein: MKRLLGLLLLMSASVWLAACQEDSQLPEKSVFKEDEMPQDGEPLKIGFAMDTLKEERWLKDRELFEQAIESRGLEVDIAAANGDDALQIAQAEEMIQEGIDLLVIVPHNAEATAAIVHKAHGAGIKVIAYDRLVKNAEIDLYVSFDNEKVGELQAEKMLELVPEGNYVYIGGAPTDNNAHLLKKGVFDVLQPAIERGDINIIYDEWTEDWAPEQAFAHMSQALEINGNQIDAVIAANDATAGGAIEALAQQGLAGSVPVAGQDAELAAVQRIVDGTQSMTVYKPIQQLSERVAALAVELAEGNEIEPTVSINNGKSEVPSVLLEPTAVDIGNLESTILADNFHSEEEIDGME, from the coding sequence ATGAAGCGCTTACTGGGGCTATTATTGCTGATGAGTGCGAGCGTTTGGCTTGCGGCGTGCCAGGAAGATTCCCAGCTGCCGGAAAAAAGCGTGTTCAAGGAAGATGAAATGCCGCAAGACGGGGAGCCGTTGAAAATCGGCTTTGCGATGGATACCTTAAAAGAAGAGCGCTGGTTGAAAGACCGGGAATTGTTCGAACAAGCGATCGAATCGCGCGGATTGGAAGTGGACATTGCGGCAGCTAACGGGGACGACGCGCTGCAAATTGCCCAAGCCGAAGAGATGATCCAGGAAGGCATCGACCTCCTCGTCATCGTGCCGCATAACGCTGAAGCGACAGCGGCAATTGTCCACAAAGCGCACGGGGCAGGCATCAAAGTGATTGCTTACGACCGTCTCGTGAAAAATGCGGAAATCGATTTATATGTTTCTTTCGACAATGAAAAAGTAGGAGAGCTGCAAGCTGAGAAAATGCTGGAACTGGTGCCAGAAGGCAACTACGTCTACATCGGCGGCGCCCCGACAGACAATAACGCGCACCTGCTGAAAAAAGGCGTGTTTGATGTGCTGCAGCCGGCGATCGAACGCGGCGACATCAATATCATTTACGATGAGTGGACAGAGGACTGGGCGCCAGAACAAGCCTTCGCCCATATGTCGCAGGCGCTCGAAATCAACGGCAATCAAATCGATGCCGTCATTGCGGCAAATGACGCAACCGCCGGCGGGGCGATCGAAGCACTTGCGCAGCAAGGGCTGGCCGGGTCTGTCCCGGTCGCAGGGCAGGATGCCGAACTGGCAGCTGTCCAGCGGATCGTCGACGGCACGCAATCGATGACCGTTTATAAACCGATCCAGCAATTGTCCGAACGCGTTGCGGCGCTTGCTGTCGAGTTGGCAGAAGGAAACGAGATCGAACCGACCGTCAGCATCAACAATGGAAAAAGCGAAGTGCCGTCCGTGCTGCTTGAACCAACCGCGGTTGATATCGGCAACCTGGAAAGCACCATATTGGCGGATAATTTCCATTCCGAAGAAGAAATCGATGGGATGGAATAA
- a CDS encoding LLM class flavin-dependent oxidoreductase, translated as MTKKRIYLNAFEMVCAGGHQSPGLWLHEDDRSHTYKDSEYWIELAKLLEKGKFDAVFLADVLGTYDVYGGTRDAALRNAVQTPVNDPLLVVPLMSSVTKHLSFGVTASVSHEHPYTFARRMSTLDHLTKGRIGWNVVTSYLKSAAVNIGLDDQMSHDERYEFAAEYLDVCYKLWEGSWEDGAVVRDKQSKVYTDPSKVHDIRHEGTYFKVPGAHLSEPSPQRTPVLFQAGASPRGREFASKHAESVFTAGPTIPVVKKGVDALRERITANGRNPEDVLVYTTFTAIVGKTEQEAQEKYETLKSHVSYEGALALLSGWTGIDFSGYDPEDTLEYIQSNAMQSAVEVFTRADPDRKWTIGELATFVGIGGRGPVAVGTPEQVADEVERWRDETGVDGFNLAYTLAPGSFEDFVELVVPVLQERGLVQKEYTEGTYREKIYGKGQAQLKDNHPGRTFKHLHEPARN; from the coding sequence ATGACGAAGAAACGGATTTATTTGAACGCTTTTGAGATGGTGTGTGCAGGCGGCCACCAGTCGCCGGGGTTATGGCTCCACGAGGACGATCGGTCGCACACGTACAAGGACAGCGAATATTGGATTGAGCTTGCGAAGCTATTGGAAAAAGGGAAGTTCGACGCGGTGTTTTTGGCCGATGTGCTTGGAACCTACGACGTCTACGGCGGGACGCGCGATGCGGCGCTTCGCAATGCGGTGCAGACGCCGGTCAACGATCCGCTATTGGTCGTGCCGCTCATGTCATCGGTGACAAAGCATTTAAGTTTCGGGGTCACGGCATCTGTCAGCCACGAACATCCATACACCTTCGCACGGCGCATGTCGACACTCGACCATCTGACAAAAGGGCGCATCGGCTGGAATGTCGTCACTTCCTATTTGAAAAGTGCCGCAGTCAATATCGGGCTCGATGACCAAATGAGCCACGACGAACGCTATGAATTTGCGGCCGAGTATTTGGACGTTTGCTATAAATTATGGGAAGGCAGCTGGGAAGATGGCGCAGTCGTGCGCGACAAACAGTCGAAAGTCTATACCGACCCGTCAAAAGTGCACGATATCCGCCACGAAGGCACGTACTTTAAAGTGCCAGGCGCTCATTTATCCGAACCGTCGCCACAGCGCACGCCGGTATTGTTCCAGGCAGGAGCTTCGCCGCGCGGCCGGGAGTTCGCCTCGAAACACGCCGAATCGGTGTTTACGGCAGGGCCGACGATTCCTGTGGTGAAAAAAGGAGTCGACGCACTAAGAGAACGAATCACGGCGAATGGCCGAAATCCGGAAGATGTGTTGGTGTACACCACCTTCACCGCGATTGTCGGGAAGACCGAACAAGAAGCGCAAGAGAAATACGAAACCTTGAAAAGCCATGTCAGCTACGAAGGCGCACTCGCCTTGCTGAGTGGTTGGACCGGCATCGACTTTTCCGGATACGATCCCGAAGATACGCTTGAATACATCCAAAGCAACGCCATGCAATCGGCGGTCGAAGTGTTCACGCGTGCCGACCCAGATAGAAAATGGACCATCGGGGAACTTGCGACATTTGTGGGCATCGGCGGCAGAGGTCCGGTTGCAGTCGGAACACCGGAGCAAGTAGCCGATGAAGTCGAGCGCTGGAGAGATGAAACAGGTGTTGACGGTTTTAATTTGGCGTACACGCTCGCGCCTGGCAGCTTCGAGGACTTTGTGGAATTGGTCGTTCCGGTCTTGCAGGAGCGCGGGCTCGTGCAGAAAGAATACACGGAAGGCACGTACCGCGAGAAAATCTACGGCAAAGGCCAAGCGCAATTGAAAGACAATCATCCGGGTAGAACGTTCAAGCACTTGCACGAACCGGCTAGAAATTAA
- a CDS encoding sodium:solute symporter family protein — MGDETSWLLPLIALMLVGYFALTTWLGKKGKAHSGSMKGFAIAKGKVNPAVVGMSFGASYASANLFLGVPGWAYTYGLSTLWYTIGCFGVTWLGLLLFTKTFWRYGQKNGGSLTIPQWLGNRYNSKALRVLVALLVLFNIYYIVGQNVGLATMFETVIGIPYLWGIAIGVIITVVYVSLGGAFAQIVSDGIQGATMAIVSLLLFISLLWTIGGGWNVFGTLQAELRAIDPALVSPLSTGGPFYSGFAILSIQWLLFSFVLLPHLMNKVLTVEKEEDLRTFTLSAGISLFTLSIFSVFAGLAARIILPGLSSADSAIPAYIMEAFPVVIVALLVMGLISAILSTTDSLYLGITNSIGNDLFKVLAVPVLYKNKHLTEQELDAKVLKASKVSLVFIGLVSLYMSINRPESLALLTNFGTSAIISGIAAPISLGYFWKHANKSGAIASVVSGAGCYMILTGTGIIEHVFQAMFFSSILGFTSMITVSLLAETLRKREKTSQEAVRGL, encoded by the coding sequence ATGGGGGATGAAACATCTTGGCTATTGCCGCTGATTGCATTAATGCTCGTCGGCTATTTCGCCTTGACGACGTGGCTCGGCAAAAAAGGCAAAGCCCATAGCGGATCGATGAAAGGATTTGCCATCGCGAAAGGCAAAGTCAACCCGGCTGTTGTCGGCATGAGCTTCGGCGCTTCTTATGCAAGCGCCAACTTGTTTCTCGGCGTGCCGGGCTGGGCGTATACATACGGCTTGTCGACTTTGTGGTATACGATCGGCTGCTTCGGGGTCACGTGGCTCGGTTTGTTGCTGTTCACGAAAACCTTCTGGCGCTACGGGCAGAAAAATGGCGGCAGCTTGACGATTCCCCAGTGGCTCGGCAACCGTTACAACAGTAAAGCCTTGCGCGTACTCGTCGCTTTATTGGTGTTGTTCAATATCTATTACATCGTCGGACAGAATGTTGGGCTCGCGACGATGTTCGAGACGGTTATCGGCATTCCATATTTATGGGGCATCGCGATCGGCGTTATCATCACCGTCGTCTACGTGAGCCTTGGCGGCGCGTTCGCGCAGATCGTCAGCGATGGCATCCAAGGGGCGACGATGGCGATTGTGTCGCTATTATTATTCATCTCGCTATTATGGACGATCGGCGGCGGATGGAATGTGTTCGGCACGCTGCAAGCGGAACTTCGCGCAATCGATCCGGCACTTGTTTCGCCGCTGTCGACAGGCGGGCCGTTCTATAGCGGCTTCGCGATCTTGAGCATCCAGTGGCTGCTGTTTTCATTCGTGCTATTGCCGCACTTGATGAATAAAGTGCTGACGGTTGAAAAAGAAGAAGATTTGCGGACCTTCACCTTATCCGCTGGCATCTCTTTATTCACGCTGTCGATCTTCTCGGTATTCGCAGGACTTGCAGCGCGCATCATCTTGCCGGGCCTTTCGTCAGCTGACAGTGCCATTCCGGCATACATCATGGAAGCTTTCCCGGTTGTCATCGTCGCGCTGCTCGTCATGGGATTGATCTCCGCGATCCTGTCGACAACCGACAGTTTGTACCTTGGCATCACCAATAGCATCGGCAACGATTTGTTCAAAGTGCTGGCAGTGCCGGTTCTCTATAAAAACAAGCATCTGACGGAGCAGGAACTTGATGCCAAAGTGCTGAAAGCGTCGAAAGTGTCGCTGGTCTTCATCGGGCTCGTGTCGCTCTATATGTCGATCAACCGGCCGGAATCCTTGGCGCTATTGACGAACTTCGGGACCTCGGCGATCATCAGCGGCATTGCAGCCCCGATCAGCCTCGGCTATTTCTGGAAGCACGCCAATAAATCCGGCGCCATCGCTTCCGTCGTCAGCGGTGCCGGCTGCTATATGATTTTGACCGGCACCGGCATCATCGAACACGTTTTCCAGGCGATGTTTTTCAGTTCGATTCTCGGCTTCACGTCGATGATCACGGTGAGCCTACTTGCCGAAACCTTGAGAAAGCGCGAAAAGACTTCGCAGGAAGCGGTTCGTGGATTGTAA